From Caretta caretta isolate rCarCar2 chromosome 3, rCarCar1.hap1, whole genome shotgun sequence, a single genomic window includes:
- the LOC125634600 gene encoding uncharacterized protein LOC125634600, producing the protein MQSSSAQVTMMESQNRKRAPAWTEREVRDLIAVWGEESVLSELRSSFRNAKTFVKISQGMKDRGHNRDPKQCRVKLKELRQAYQKTREANSRSGSEPQTCRFYDELHAILGGSATTTPAVLFDSFNGDGGNTEVGFGDEEDDEEEVVDSSQQASGETGFPDSQELFLTLDLEPVPPEPTQGCLLDSAGGEGTSAACVSMITGSSPSQRLVKLRKKKKRTRDEMFSELMLSSHTDRAQTNAWRQIMSECRKAQNDREERWRAEESKWRAEDRAEAQRWRQRDERRQDSMLRLLQDQTSMLQCMVELQQRQLEHRLPLQSLCNQPPSSPSSIASTPRRPRTRWGGLRPTSHSTTEDCPKKRRLSFNKF; encoded by the exons atgcagagctcatcagcacaggtgaccatgatggagtcccagaatcgcaaaagagctccagcatggaccgaacgggaggtacgggatctgatcgctgtttggggagaggaatccgtgctatcagaactccgttccagttttcgaaatgccaaaacctttgtgaaaatctcccagggcatgaaggacagaggccataacagggacccgaagcagtgccgcgtgaaactgaaggagctgaggcaagcctaccagaaaaccagagaggcgaacagccgctctgggtcagagccccaaacatgccgcttctatgatgagctgcatgccattttagggggttcagccaccactaccccagccgtgttgtttgactccttcaatggagatggaggcaatacggaagtaggttttggggacgaagaagatgatgaggaggaggttgtagatagctcacagcaagcaagcggagaaaccggttttcccgacagccaggaactgtttctcaccctagacctggagccagtaccccccgaacccacccaaggctgcctcctggactcagcaggcggagaagggacctctg ctgcatgtgtttcaatgatcacaggatcttctccttcccagaggctagtgaagcttagaaagaaaaaaaaacgcactcgcgatgaaatgttctccgagctcatgctgtcctcccacactgacagagcacagacgaatgcgtggaggcaaataatgtcagagtgcaggaaagcacaaaatgaccgggaggagaggtggagggctgaagagagtaagtggcgggctgaagacagggctgaagctcaaaggtggcggcagcgtgatgagaggaggcaggattcaatgctgaggctgctgcaggaccaaaccagtatgctccagtgtatggttgagctgcagcaaaggcagctggagcacagactgccactgcagtccctctgtaaccaaccgccctcctccccaagttccatagcctccacacccagacgcccaagaacgcggtgggggggcctccggccaaccagccactccaccacagaggattgcccaaaaaaaagaaggctgtcattcaataaattttaa